Sequence from the Chloroflexota bacterium genome:
AACGCGGGAACGCGCGTGGTCCTGCAGGGCTGGGTGCATCGGCAGCGAGACCATGGCGGTTTGATCTTCATCGATCTGCGGGACCGTTCGGGGTGGACTCAGGTTGTGTTCAACCCGGAGGTTGCGCCGGGGGCGCACGAGACCGCGAGCGGCGTGCGCCCAGAGTACGTCCTGGAGATCGAGGGCACCGTCGGGCTCCGGCCGCCGGGGACGGTCAATCCCGGTCTCCCCACCGGTGAGGTCGAGGTGGTCTCGGATCGAATCGAGATCCTGAACCCGTCCCTGCCGCCGCCCTTCAGCGTTGCGGACGAGGGCAACGTCGAGGAGCCGCTTCGACTCACGTTTCGCTACATCGACCTGAGGCGGCCGCGCATGGCGCGGAACCTGGCGTTTCGCCACGATGTCATCAAATTCATCCGCGACTTTCTGGACGCGCGCGGATTTCTCGAAGTCGAGACGCCGATCCTCACCAAGAGCACGCCCGAGGGCGCCCGCGACTACCTGGTCCCGAGCCGGGTGCACCCGGGCTCGTTCTACGCCTTGCCCCAGGCGCCCCAGCAGTTCAAACAGCTCCTCATGGTGGCGGGCGTCGACCGCTACTTTCAGATCGCGCGCTGCTTCCGCGACGAGGACCTCCGCGCCGACCGGCAGCCCGAGTTCACCCAGCTCGACCTCGAAATGTCGTTCGTCGACGTCGACGACGTGCTGGGCGTCGTGGAGGACTTGTATACGCACATGAGCCGGACGCTGACGGAGAAGCAGGTCCCGACGCCCTTCGCGCGCCTCACCTACCAGCAGGCCATGGAGCTGTACGGCACCGACAAGCCGGACTTGCGCTATGGGCTCGCGTCGGAAGACCTGTCCGACGTGTTCGCCCGGTGCGAGTTCGCGGTGTTTCGAGAGACGGTCGCATCCGGCGGTTGCGTGCGCGGCTTTGCCGCGCCCGGTGCTGCGAAGTACAGCCGGCGTGAGATTGACGAGCTGACCGAGCTGGCGAAAGCGCAGGGCGCGCGCGGGCTGGCCTGGGCGGCCCTGGAGGCAGATGGCTTTCGGTCGTCATTCGCGCGCTTCCTCTCGGAGGGCGAGCGCCGGGCGATGGCGGAGCGCCTCGGCGCAGGCGTGGGGGACCTCATCCTACTCGTCGCCGATCAGGGTCTGGTCCCCTCCAAAGCGCTGGGCGCCGTTCGCGTCGAGATCGCGCGCCGCGAGAACCTCGCCGATCCGAACCTCCTCGCATTTGCCCGCGTCACCGAGTTCCCGCTGGTCGAGTGGAACGAGGACGAGAACCGTTGGGATGCCGTCCACCATCCGTTCACGTCTCCCATGGACGAGGACGTCCTCATGCTGAATGACGAGCCAGGGAAGGTCCGCGCGAAGGCGTATGACCTGGTCTGCAACGGATGGGAGCTGGGAAGCGGCAGCATTCGGATCCATCGGCGCGACGTGCAGCAGCAGATCTTCCGACTGCTGGGATACACCGACGAACAGGTCGAGGCCCGATTTGGGCACCTCCTGCGGGCGTTTCAATACGGGACGCCGCCGCACGGCGGCATGGCGCCCGGGATCGATCGCACCGTCGCGATCCTGATCGGCGAGCAAAATATCCGCGAGGTCATCGCGTTCCCCAAGAATCAGAGCGCGAGCGACCTGCTCATGGGCGCGCCGTCGCCCGTCTCCGAGGCGCAGCTCGCCGAGCTGCACATCGCCCTGCGCGAGCCGCCGGCCCCTCGGTAATCGAGACTGCCATTGCCTGACCCATCGCAGCCGCCGCCGACCCAGCGCGTGTCCTCGAGCAGCCTCGGCGAAGACCACATCGTGTTCGTGATCGAGGACGCGGTCGCCGAGGTCGAAGGATCCTGGACGGACGATCGCGGCGCGCTCCCCGACCCCGCGCTGTCTCGCGTCGTTCTGTACGGCTGGGCGACGGGAGCCCTCACCGCGGGTGACATTGCGTTGCGCTCGTCCAGCGACGTGGGCGCGCGATACCTGCTCCGCGGCGCGTCGACCTCGTTTCGGGAGGTGCGTGCATTCCGCGAAGCACGGTATGCGGAGTTGCGGAGCCTGTACTCCGAGGTG
This genomic interval carries:
- the aspS gene encoding aspartate--tRNA ligase, with the translated sequence MRRTHLCGELRASNAGTRVVLQGWVHRQRDHGGLIFIDLRDRSGWTQVVFNPEVAPGAHETASGVRPEYVLEIEGTVGLRPPGTVNPGLPTGEVEVVSDRIEILNPSLPPPFSVADEGNVEEPLRLTFRYIDLRRPRMARNLAFRHDVIKFIRDFLDARGFLEVETPILTKSTPEGARDYLVPSRVHPGSFYALPQAPQQFKQLLMVAGVDRYFQIARCFRDEDLRADRQPEFTQLDLEMSFVDVDDVLGVVEDLYTHMSRTLTEKQVPTPFARLTYQQAMELYGTDKPDLRYGLASEDLSDVFARCEFAVFRETVASGGCVRGFAAPGAAKYSRREIDELTELAKAQGARGLAWAALEADGFRSSFARFLSEGERRAMAERLGAGVGDLILLVADQGLVPSKALGAVRVEIARRENLADPNLLAFARVTEFPLVEWNEDENRWDAVHHPFTSPMDEDVLMLNDEPGKVRAKAYDLVCNGWELGSGSIRIHRRDVQQQIFRLLGYTDEQVEARFGHLLRAFQYGTPPHGGMAPGIDRTVAILIGEQNIREVIAFPKNQSASDLLMGAPSPVSEAQLAELHIALREPPAPR